A segment of the Sulfitobacter sp. D7 genome:
CTGGGTCAGGGCGCGGTTCACCTCGGCCATCTCCAGCGCCACATTTTCCATCTCGAAGCGTTTGAGCCGCGACAATACGGCCAGCCCGTCGCCGCGCCGCGGTTTCACGGCTTGGCGCCCTGCGACAGAACAATGAGCCGCTCGCGCATCCGTTCCAGCACCTCAGGATCAAGCAGCGGCAGTCCCGCCATCGGGGGAACATGGCCGATCACCCCGTGCCGACGCATGGAATTGGGCAGGCGGGCTTCTGCTTCGGCGGCCTTGTCGACCTTTTCTGCGCCCTTTTCGTCGTCCGTGCTGGCAGCCAGCCCCGGCCCGGCAAGAAGCGCGACGAGCGCGATCAGGGGCAGGGCGCGCATCATACCGCGGGCAGTTCGCGCTGCGAGGCCTCCACGGCGGAGAAGTTCGGCTGTTTCGTCGTGGGGATGTTGCCGCGGCCCAATTCGATGCAGATGCCGGGGGGGTGGCCCGCCACGATGGCCACGATCACGTCGCGGATCACGGTATATATCGCGCCGTCTTCCTCTTCGATCTGCTCCAACCGGCCCGCGATGGGCTGCACCATGCAGTAGGCAAGGAAGACCCCAAGGAAGGTGCCCACCAAGGCCCCGCCGATCATCGCGCCAAGGATCTCTGGCGGCTTGTCGATTGAGGACATGGTTTTGATTACCCCCAGCACCGCCGCGACGATGCCGATGGCGGGCAGCCCGTCGGCCATGCTCTGGATCGCGCTGGCAGAGACGAGTGATTCATGGTGGTGCTTCTTGATCTTGCGGTTCAACACGTCTTCCATTTGAAAACGGTCGTCGAATTGCATCGACATCATGCGGAAGCTGTCGGCGATGAGGTCGGTCAGAAAATGGTCTTTCATCAGCTTGGGGTAGCGTTGAAAGATCGGGCTGGCCTCGGGGTTTTCGATATGCTCGTCCATCGCGACAATGCC
Coding sequences within it:
- the motA gene encoding flagellar motor stator protein MotA; this translates as MTLLLGLVMVFGLVFGGFMLSGGNMDIVLHALPYEGMMIGGASLGAFVIANSFSVVKSSLVGVMRVIKGPRWKAADYNDLLALMFELARLYKTKGIVAMDEHIENPEASPIFQRYPKLMKDHFLTDLIADSFRMMSMQFDDRFQMEDVLNRKIKKHHHESLVSASAIQSMADGLPAIGIVAAVLGVIKTMSSIDKPPEILGAMIGGALVGTFLGVFLAYCMVQPIAGRLEQIEEEDGAIYTVIRDVIVAIVAGHPPGICIELGRGNIPTTKQPNFSAVEASQRELPAV